In the Malus domestica chromosome 16, GDT2T_hap1 genome, one interval contains:
- the LOC139193009 gene encoding uncharacterized protein, whose amino-acid sequence MLNLHIAQNEKKKDEERRKRDDKARMARDSHSRRVIQAVAQICMPTCSRNLDRNRKRRGVELLDDYFVRNSAFPDTYFRRRFIMERHLFNKIMIAVCNHDSYFVQKKDVFGAIGLLPKQKITTALRMFAYGAATDQVDEIARIGKSSILQCLMRFCGAIESIYTAEYLRQPTHMDLEKPLKKAEMRGFPGMIGSIDCMHWTWKNCPSAWQGTYGDRK is encoded by the coding sequence ATGTTGAATCTCCATAtagcccaaaatgagaagaaaaaggatGAGGAGCGGAGAAAAAGAGATGACAAAGCAAGAATGGCCAGAGactcacattcccgtcgagtcatccaagctGTGGCTCAGATATGCATGCCCACCTGTTCCagaaaccttgatagaaacAGGAAACGACGAGGTGTGGAGCTattggacgattattttgtccgtaacagtgcatttcctgatacgtacttcagacgTCGTTTTataatggaacgacatttgttcaacaaaatcatgattgctgtttgcaaccatgattcttactttgtgcaaaagaaggatGTTTTTGGTGCTATAGGTCTCCTTCCCAAGCAAAAAATTACTACTGCATTGCGGATGTTTGCGTATGGAGCAGCtacagaccaagtggatgagatagcgaGGATAGGGAAATCATCCATTCTTCAGtgcctgatgaggttttgcggagcaattgaatctatctacaccgcagagtacctccgCCAACCTACTCACATGGACTTGGAAAAGCCTCTGAAGAAGGcagagatgcgaggttttcctgggatgattgggagcattgattgtatgcattggacgtggaaaaactgtccaagtgcatggcaaggcacTTATGGAgacagaaaatga